A part of Antechinus flavipes isolate AdamAnt ecotype Samford, QLD, Australia chromosome 6, AdamAnt_v2, whole genome shotgun sequence genomic DNA contains:
- the LOC127541668 gene encoding olfactory receptor 14I1-like: MNFKTPEVESNYTIIMEFFLMEFSSIRELQVLHAILFLLIYIAALMGNLLTVIAIVTDPQLHSPMYFFLSNLSLLDLGCISVTLPKFIVNSLTGNQAISLLGCCAQVFFSIFFAATEIALLMTMSYDRFVAICHPLHYGVTMTLFRCLWAATGSWVTGLIYSALHTGNMFRLPFSGSNVIHQFFCDIPHILKVSSPEVRDTEYVLLVASSGLVLICFGFLIVSYTYIFSAVFKMPSVEGRYKALSTCSPQLIIFLLFILALMVTVLCPSSDTSPVQNLLISMIYTILPPFMNPIIYSLRNTKIKVALGKIIKTMFFPKKEMSPFETIKK; this comes from the coding sequence atgaattttaagacCCCAGAAGTTGAGAGCAATTATACCATCATCATGGAATTCTTCCTTATGGAGTTTTCCAGCATCCGAGAGCTGCAGGTCTTGCACGCCATTCTTTTCTTGCTGATATACATTGCAGCCCTGATGGGCAATCTCCTTACTGTCATTGCCATTGTCACTGACCCACAACTTCACTCaccaatgtatttttttctgagcAACCTTTCCCTGTTGGATCTTGGCTGCATCTCAGTCACTCTTCCCAAATTCATTGTGAATTCTCTAACAGGCAATCAAGCCATTTCTCTCCTAGGCTGTTGTGCTCaagttttcttctctatcttctttgCTGCCACAGAAATTGCTTTGCTAATGACAATGTCCTATGACCGCTTTGTGGCCATTTGCCACCCCTTGCACTATGGGGTTACTATGACACTATTCCGTTGTCTTTGGGCGGCAACTGGTTCATGGGTCACTGGGCTCATCTATTCAGCTCTCCACACAGGAAACATGTTCCGTCTGCCTTTCTCAGGATCCAATGTGATCCATCAGTTTTTTTGTGACATCCCTCATATCTTGAAAGTCTCATCACCTGAAGTTCGTGATACTGAGTATGTACTACTTGTCGCCAGTTCAGGTTTAGTTTTAATCTGCTTTGGCTTTTTAATTGTATCCTACACTTATATCTTCTCTGCTGTATTTAAAATGCCCTCTGTGGAAGGGCGTTACAAGGCTTTATCTACCTGTTCACCTCAACTGATTATCTTCCTTTTATTCATTCTTGCTCTCATGGTCACAGTCTTGTGTCCCTCATCAGACACTTCACCAGTACAGAATCTTCTGATTTCAATGATTTACACAATTTTGCCTCCATTTATGAATCCTATTATTTATAGTCTGAGGAACACAAAAATCAAGGTTGCACTGGGCAAGATAATCAAAACTATgttttttccaaagaaagaaatgtccccctttgaaacaattaaaaagtaA